In the Rubrivivax gelatinosus IL144 genome, CACGCAAGGATCCTGGCGCTTGCCGGTGGCTTCGCAGAGCGCGCGGTACAGCGCCAGCGCGTCGCGCTCGGCCAGTTCACGCGGGTGCAGGATGCCGAGCTGGCGCAGGTCACCGGCGATCGACGGACCGATGTTGGGCAGTTGCTCGAGCAGTTCGCATTCGTCGGCCGTGCGAGCCTTCAGCGGCCGCGGTGCCTTGGGCGCCCGTGGCGGGCGCGCCGGCCCCGGCCGCGGCGGCGCCGAGGGCAGCGTGCGACGGGCGTAGGGCGCGGCCATCACGCTCACATCAGCATCGTGTTGCGGATCAGGCCGACCGCGATGCCCTCGAGCTCGAAACCCTGGTCGCTGCCTTCCAGCGGCACGACGATGGTCTGGAAATCGGGGTTCTCGGGGATCAGCTCGATCGCGGCCTTGGTGCGGCGGAAGCGCTTGACGGTGACGTCGTCGCCCAGGCGCGCGACGACGATCTGGCCGTTCTTGGCCTCGTGCGCCTTCTGCACCGCGAGCAGGTCGCCGTCCATGATGCCGGCGTCACGCATGCTCATGCCGCGCACCTTGAGCAGGTAGTCGGGCTTGCGCTGGAACAGCGAGGCCTCGACGACGTAGCTCTGGTCGATGTGTTCCTGCGCCAGGATCGGGCTGCCGGCGGCGACTCGGCCCACGAGCGGCAGCGTCAGCTGCGCCAGGCTGGGCAGCGGCAGGCTGAACTGCTTGCCGTGCTGCGACATGCGCGCCTCGGCCAGCGCACGCAGTGTGTCAGACTTCAGCCGGATGCCGCGCGAGGTGTTGCCGACGAGTTCGATGACGCCTTTGCGTGCGAGGGCTTGCAGGTGCTCCTCGGCCGCGTTGGCCGAACGGAAGCCCAGCTCGGCGGCGATCTCGGCCCGGGTGGGCGGGGCGCCGGTGCGCTCGATCGCGCTTTGCACGAGGTCGAGGATCTGCTGCTGTCGCGGCGTGAGCTTGGGGCTGTCGTCCATCGCGTGATCCGGTCTTTGAGACTGGAGATTCATCCAGATCACTGTATTTTCATCCAGAGGACCACGGAATGCAAAGCGAATCGCGTGTCGTCGCGCTGGTCGCCACCGGCGGCACGATCGCCGGCACGGCGGCGCGCGGCGACGATCTCGTCGGCTACGACGCCGGCGCGCTGTCGGCCGAACAGCTCACCGCCGCCGTGCCGGCGCTGGCCGGCGAGGCGCTGGAGACCTGGACGCTGGCGCGGCTGGACAGCTGCGACCTGGGCCACGCGACCTGGGCGCTGCTGCTCCGCGAGCTGCAGTCGCGGCTGGCGCGGCCCGAGTTCGCCGGCATCGTCGTCACGCATGGCACCGACACGCTGGAGGAGACCGCCTGGTTCCTGCACCGCACGCTGGCCGCGCCCAAGCCGGTGGTGCTGACCGCGGCGATGCGCCCGGCGAGCGCGCCGTCGCCCGACGGCCCGCAGAACCTGCTCGACGCCGTGCGTTTGGCGCGCGAGCCCGGCGCCCGCGGCGTGCTGGTCGCTTTCGGCGGCAAGGTCTACGCAGGGAGCGAGCTGCGCAAGCTGCACGGCTGGCAGCTCGACGCCTTCTCGGCGGGTGACGCCGGAGCCGTGGCGCTCGTCGAAGACGGTGCTTTCCGCCGGCTGCGCGACTGGCCGGCGCCTGAGTTGCATCCCGCACCGGTCGGCGAGGTGCCGCCCGGCCGATGGCCGCGCGTCGAGATCGTCACCAGCCATGCCGGTGCCAGCGGGCGCATCGTCGATGCGCTGGTGGCCGACGGTGTGCAAGGCCTGGTGATCGCCGGCACCGGCAACGGCACGGTGCACACGGCGCTGCGTGAAGCGGCGGCGCGGGCGCTGGCGGCCGGGGTGGCCGTCGTGCGCGCCTCGCGCTGCCTGGCAGGCGGCGTCGTCGGCACGACCGACGGCGCCTTGCCGCACTACGGCGCGGCGACACCGGCGCAGGCGCGCATTGAGCTGATGCTGGACCTGCTGGCGCGCCGCGCCTGAGCCGCCGTCAGGCGACCGACAGCGCGACGTCGACGTTGCCGCGCGTCGCGTTGGAGTACGGGCAGACCTCGTGCGCCTCGGCGACCAGCGCCTCGGCTTCGCTCTTGTCGAAGCCCGGCAGCGACACCGTCAGCGCGACGGCGATGCCGAACGCACCCGGCTTGCCGGCGTGCGGGCCGATCGAGACTTCGGCGTTGATCGAGGCGTCCGCGGGAATCGCCTTCTTGTGGCGGGCACCGACGGCCTTCAGCGCGCCGATGAAGCAGGCGGCGTAACCCGCGGCGAAGAGCTGCTCCGGGTTGGTGCCGGCGCCGTCGTCGCCGCCCAGCGCCTTGGGCGTCGACAGCTGGATGTCCAGGCGGCCGTCGTCGGACTTGGCGGTGCCGGTGCGGCCGCCGGTGGCGGTGCCGCGGGCGGTGTAGAGCGCTTTTTCGATGGCCATGGAAAGTCTCCTTGGGGTTACGTCGTGAAGGGCGGCCTCAGGCCGCGCGGGGAAGGGATTCGTTGATGCGCCGGCGCAGGGCCTGCACACGCTCGACGAGCACCGCCAGTTCGGCGGCGTCGCAGTCGACACCGGCAAGCAGCCGGCCTTGCAGTTCGACCGCCTGGGCTTGCAGCGCGCGGCCGGCTTCGGTGGGCTCGACGTGCACGCGGCGCTGGTCGGTTTCGTCGCGCTCGCGGCGCACGAGCCCGGCGCGTTCCAGCCGGCGCAGCAGCGGCGTCAGCGTGCCGGACTCCAGGTCCAGTCGCTCGCCGATGCCCGACACCGTCTGCCGGCCTTCGTGCCACAGCACCAGCATCACCAGGTACTGCGGGTAGGTCAGGCCGAGCGGTTCGAGCAGCGGGCGGTACAGCCGCGTCATCGCCAGCGAGCCCGCGTACAGAGCGAAGCAGAGCTGGCGTTCCAGTGGCAGCAGGGCGGGGGCGTCGGTCGAGGCCATGGGCCGCACTGTAGCCAGTTGCGCGCAACTCGGTTGCGCACAACTTGATACGCCGACCGGCCGAAGGGTTGATGCCGGCCGCGCCGGCATCGAACTCAGTTTTCGGCTTGAAGCGACTCGATCTCGGTCTGCAGTTCGAGCCAGCGTTCCTCGAGCATGCCGGTCTCGGCGGCGACGTGGTTCAGGCGCCGGCCCGCTTCGGCGATCTCGGCGCCGGACATCGTGCCGCTGGCGAGCTGGGCCTCGAGTTCGGCGCGTTCGGCGCCCAGCTTCTCCAGCCGGGTGTCGATCTGCGCCAGCTCGTTGCGCAACGGGCGCGTGCGGTTGGCCAGCGCCTGGCGGGCCTGCGCGGCCTGCTTGCGGTCTTCGCGGCGGTCGCCGCTCGGCTGGGGCGCCGGACGCGCCGGCTGTGCGGCCTTGCTCTCCACCGGCGTCGCCGGGACGAAGGCCGCCGGCCGCGGCGGCGGCGGCGGTTCCTGGCCACGCGCCGTGGCACGCGAGACCTCCAGCAGCCAGCGCTGGTAGTCGTCGAGGTCACCGTCGAAGGGCTCGACGCCGCCGCGGCTGACCAGCCAGAACTCGTCGCAGGTCTCGCGCAGCAGCGCGCGGTCGTGGCTGACCAGCATCACCGTGCCTTCGAACTCGTTGAGCGCGATCGACAGCGCCTCGCGCGTCGTCAGGTCCAGGTGGTTGGTCGGCTCGTCGAGCAGCAGCAGGTTGGGGCGCTGCCAGACCAGCATCGCCAGCACCAGGCGTGCCTTCTCGCCGCCCGACAGCGAACCCACGGCCTGCGTGACCATGTCGCCGGTGAAGCGGAAGCGGCCGAGGAAGTCGCGCAGTTCCTGCTCGCGCGCCGCCGGGCCGACGTCGCGCGCCAGCCGCACCATGTGCATCAGCGGGCCGTCGTCCAGCGACAGCACGTCCAGCTCCTGCTGCGCGAAGTAGCCGATGACCAGGCCCTTGCCTTCGGTCATGCGGCCCGCGAGCGGCGCCAGCGCATGGGCGATGGTCTTCACCAGCGTCGACTTGCCCTGGCCGTTGGCGCCCAGGATGCCGATGCGCTGGCCGGCCAGCACCGAGCGGCTGACACCTTGCACGATGGCCGTGCTGCCGTAGCCGCAGACCAGGCCGTCCAGCGACAGCATCGGGTTGGGCAGGCTCACCGGCTCGCGGAACTCGAACTCGAAGTCGCTGGCCGTCAGCACCGGCGCCAGCTTCTCCATGCGCGCCAGTGCCTTGACCCGGCTCTGCGCCTGCTTGGCCTTGGTCGCCTTGGCCTTGAAGCGGTCGATGAAACGCTGCAGGTGGGCGATGCGATCCTGCTGCTTGCTGTAGGCGGCCTGCTGCTGTTCCAGGCGCTCGGCGCGCATCTCCTCGAAGGCGCTGTAGTTGCCGCCGTAACGCGTCAGCGTGCATTCGTCGAGGTGCACCGTGACCTTGGTGACGGCGTCGAGGAACTCGCGGTCGTGGCTGATGACGACCATCAGGCCGTCGAAACGCTTGAGCCAGGCTTCCAGCCAGACCAGGGCGTCCAGATCCAGGTGGTTGGTCGGTTCGTCGAGCAGCAGCAGGTCGGCCGGGCACATCAGCGCGCGCGCCAGCTGCAACCGCATGCGCCAGCCGCCGGAGAAGCTGTTGACCGGCGCGTCGAGCTGGTCGCTGCGAAAACCCAGGCCCAGCAGCAGCGCCTGGGCGCGCGAGCGCGCGTCGAAGGCGCCGGCTTCGTCGAGCTGCATATGGGCTTCGGCGATGGCGTGGCCGTCGCCGGAGGCTTCGGCCGCGGCCAGCGCGGTCTGCGCCTCCACGAGCGGGATGTCGCCCTGGAGCACGAAGTCGGTCGCGCCGTCCTCGGTCTCGGGCATGTTCTGCGCCACTTCGCCCAGCCGCCAGCGCGGCGGGATCTCGACGTCGCCGGTGTCGGCCTGCAGGCGGTTGGTCAGGAGCGCGAACAGGCTGGACTTGCCGGCGCCGTTGCGGCCGATCAGGCCGACCTTCTCGCCCGGCTGCAGCACCAGGTTGGCGTTCTGCAGCACGACCTTGACGCCGCGTCGCAGCGTGATGTTGCGCAGCGTGATCACAGGCCGGCCTCCAGCGCCTGCGCGGTCAGCAGCAGCACCTGGTCCTCGCCGACGCTGGTTTCCAGCCAGACGGCCTCGAGGCGCGGGAACGCGGCTTCGAAATGCGCGCGTTCGTGGCCGATCTCCAGCACCAGCACGCCGTGCGGCGACAGATGCGCCGGCAGCGCGGCCAGCAGCGTGCGCACGAAGTCCATGCCGTCGTCGCCGCCGTCCAGCGCCAGCGCCGGCTCGGCGCGGTACTCGGGCGGCAGCGCCTGCATCGATGTGCGGTTGACGTAGGGCGGGTTGCAGAGCACGAGGTCGTAGACGCCGTCGGCCGCCGCCAGACCGTCGCCCTGGCGCAGGCGGATGCGCGACTGCAGGCCGTGGCGCTCGACGTTGATCGCGGCAACCGCCAGCGCGTCGGCGCTGAGGTCGGTCGCGTCGACCTCGACCTCGGGCCAGGCCATCGCGGCCAGCACGGCCAGGCTGCCGTTGCCGGTGCACAGGTCCAGCACGCGCCGCGTCTGGTCCGAGAGCCAGGCGTCGATCGCACCGTCGGCCAAGGGCTCGGCGATCAGCGAACGCGGCACGATGACACGTTCGTCGACGGTGAAGGGCACGCCTTGCAGCCAGGCTTCGCCGGTCAGGTAGGCGGCGGGTTTGCGCGTGGCGATGCGCTCGGCCAGCAGCGTCTCGCAGGCGGCGACGTCAGCCGCCGACAGTTCACGCGCGGCGTGTTCGTCCAGCGCGTCCAGCGGCAGGCCCAGCTTCCACAGCACGAGCCAGGCGGCTTCGTCGAAGGCGTTGGTGGTGCCGTGCCCAAACGAAACGCCCGCCTCGGCGAGGCGGGCGCTGGAGGTCTCGATCAGCTCGATCAGGGTCATGGAAAGAAGTTTTTCAGCGTGCCGCGGTAGACGTTCTTCAGCGTCTCGACCGAGGCCGCGTCGACGTGTTCGTCGATCTGGTGGATGGTGGCGTTGAGCGGCCCGAACTCGACGACCTGCGGGCAGATCGCGGCGATGAAACGCCCATCGGAGGTGCCGCCGGTGGTGCTGAGCTCGGGCTCGACGCCGCATTCGGCTGTGATGGCCGCGCCCAGCGCGGCGATCAGCGGGCCGGGTGTCGTCAGGAAGGGGCGGCCGGAGAGCGTCCACTCCAGCCGGTGCTCGACGCCGTGGCGCGCCAGCACTTCGGCGACCCGAGCCTGCAGCGACTCGGGCGTCGACTCGGTGCTGAAGCGGAAGTTGAAGTCGACGACCAGTTCGCCCGGGATGACGTTGCTCGCCCCGGTGCCGCCGTGCAGGTTGCTGACCTGCCAGCTCGTCGGCGGGAAGAAGGCGTTGCCCTCGTCCCAGCGCATCGCCGCCAGCTCGGCCAGCGCCGGCGCGAAGACGTGGATCGGGTTCTTCGCCAGCTGCGGGTAGGCGATGTGGCCCTGCTTGCCGATGACCGTCAGCCGGCCCGACAGCGAGCCGCGGCGGCCGTTCTTGACCATGTCGCCCAGGCGCGAGACCGAAGTCGGCTCGCCGACGATGCAGGCGTCCAGGCGTTCGCCGCGCTGTTGCAGCAGCTCCACCAGGCGCACGGTGCCGTCGACCGACGGGCCCTCTTCGTCGCTGGTCAGCAGGAAGGCGATCGCGCCGGCGTGGCGCGGCTGCGCGGCGACGAACTCCTCGACGGCGACGACCATCGCCGCCAGCGAGCTCTTCATGTCGGCGGCGCCGCGGCCGTAGAGCCGGCCGTCGCGGTGGCTGGGCACGAAGGGGTCGCTCGTCCAGCGCTCCAGCGGGCCGGTCGGCACGACGTCGGTGTGGCCGGCGAAGGCCAGCACCGGGCCCGGCAGGCCGCCGGTGCGGCGCGCCAGAAGGTTGGTGACGCGGAAGTTCTCCGGGCCGCAGACCAGCGTCTCGCACTCGAAGCCCAGCGCCGCCAGGCGCGAGGCGATCAGTGCCTGGCAGCCGGCGTCGTCGGGGTTGACCGAGCGCCGAGCGATCAGCTGCTCGGCCAGGCGCAGCGCGTCGTTCATCGCACGCTCCAGGGGGCGCCGCCGCCGCGGCCGTCCTCGGGGCGCACGTCGATCGTGATCTCGGTGAAGCTGGCCGGCTCCAGCTCGTCGGCAGGCTTGGGCGGCGGGGCTTTGGCGGGGGCGCCGCCAGCGGGCGCGTTCTGCAGGCGCCACAGCAGGTTGGTCGGCGAGTCGGCGTAGGCCAGGCCTTCATCGCGCGTGATGACGCCTTCGTTGATCAATCGCGCCAGGTCCTGCTCGAAGGTCTGCGAGCCTTCGGCGATCGACTTCTCGACGGCTTCCTTGACGCCGGCGAGGTCGCCCTTCTCGATCAGCTCGGACACCAGCTTGGTGTTGAGCAGCACCTCGACGGCCGGCACGCGGCCGCCGGTGGTGGCGCGCAGCAGGCGCTGCGAGATCACCGCGCGCAGGCCGGAGGACAGGTCCGACAGCAGCGTCGGCCGCGCCTCGGGCGTGTAGAACGACAGGATGCGGCCCAGCGCGTGGTAGCTGTTGTTCGCGTGCAGCGTCGCCAGCACCAGGTGGCCCGACAGCGCGTACGAGGTCGCCGCGGTCATCGTCTCGCGGTCGCGGATCTCGCCGATCATGATGCAGTCGGGCGCCTGGCGCAGCGCGTTCTTCAGCGCGATCTGCAGGCTCTGCGTGTCGCGGCCGACCTCGCGCTGGTTGACGATGGACTTCTTGTTCGAGAACAGGAACTCGATCGGGTCCTCGATCGTCAGGATGTGGCCGGTGACCTGCTGGTTGCGCCACTCCAGCATCGACGCCAGCGTCGTGCTCTTGCCGGTGCCGGTGGCGCCGACCATCAGGATCAGGCCGCGTTTTTCGGTGACCAGCTGCGACAGCAGCGGCGGCAGCCCCAGCGTGTCCAGCGCCGGGATCTGGTGCGGGATGCAGCGGAAGACCGCGGCGACGGTGCCGCGCTGCTTGAAGGCCGAGAGCCGGAAGCTGCCGACCCGCGGGATGCCGATGCCGACGTTCAGCTCGCCGGTGTCGTCCAGCTCCTCGAGCTGGTGCGGCGTCAGCAGCTCGGCCAGCAACTGGCGCGTCTGCGTCGGGCTCAGCAGCTGGTCCGACAGCTGCAGGATCTGGCCGTGGATCTTGATGAGGATCGGCGTGTTCGCCGACAGGTAGACGTCGGAGGCGTTCTTCTCCGCCATCAGGCGCAGCACGCGCTCCATGTTGCCCGACATGCCGATCCTCCCGTCGCTGCGCGTCTTCAGGCGCGCAGCAGCTCGTTGATGCTGGTCTTGGCGCGCGTCGCCGCCGTCACCTGCTTGACGATCACCGCGCA is a window encoding:
- a CDS encoding helix-hairpin-helix domain-containing protein, producing the protein MAAPYARRTLPSAPPRPGPARPPRAPKAPRPLKARTADECELLEQLPNIGPSIAGDLRQLGILHPRELAERDALALYRALCEATGKRQDPCVLDTFMAAVDFMRGAEPRPWWTYTAERKAVYGAV
- the lexA gene encoding transcriptional repressor LexA, translated to MDDSPKLTPRQQQILDLVQSAIERTGAPPTRAEIAAELGFRSANAAEEHLQALARKGVIELVGNTSRGIRLKSDTLRALAEARMSQHGKQFSLPLPSLAQLTLPLVGRVAAGSPILAQEHIDQSYVVEASLFQRKPDYLLKVRGMSMRDAGIMDGDLLAVQKAHEAKNGQIVVARLGDDVTVKRFRRTKAAIELIPENPDFQTIVVPLEGSDQGFELEGIAVGLIRNTMLM
- a CDS encoding asparaginase — protein: MQSESRVVALVATGGTIAGTAARGDDLVGYDAGALSAEQLTAAVPALAGEALETWTLARLDSCDLGHATWALLLRELQSRLARPEFAGIVVTHGTDTLEETAWFLHRTLAAPKPVVLTAAMRPASAPSPDGPQNLLDAVRLAREPGARGVLVAFGGKVYAGSELRKLHGWQLDAFSAGDAGAVALVEDGAFRRLRDWPAPELHPAPVGEVPPGRWPRVEIVTSHAGASGRIVDALVADGVQGLVIAGTGNGTVHTALREAAARALAAGVAVVRASRCLAGGVVGTTDGALPHYGAATPAQARIELMLDLLARRA
- a CDS encoding organic hydroperoxide resistance protein, giving the protein MAIEKALYTARGTATGGRTGTAKSDDGRLDIQLSTPKALGGDDGAGTNPEQLFAAGYAACFIGALKAVGARHKKAIPADASINAEVSIGPHAGKPGAFGIAVALTVSLPGFDKSEAEALVAEAHEVCPYSNATRGNVDVALSVA
- a CDS encoding MarR family winged helix-turn-helix transcriptional regulator, which encodes MASTDAPALLPLERQLCFALYAGSLAMTRLYRPLLEPLGLTYPQYLVMLVLWHEGRQTVSGIGERLDLESGTLTPLLRRLERAGLVRRERDETDQRRVHVEPTEAGRALQAQAVELQGRLLAGVDCDAAELAVLVERVQALRRRINESLPRAA
- a CDS encoding ABC-F family ATP-binding cassette domain-containing protein, with translation MITLRNITLRRGVKVVLQNANLVLQPGEKVGLIGRNGAGKSSLFALLTNRLQADTGDVEIPPRWRLGEVAQNMPETEDGATDFVLQGDIPLVEAQTALAAAEASGDGHAIAEAHMQLDEAGAFDARSRAQALLLGLGFRSDQLDAPVNSFSGGWRMRLQLARALMCPADLLLLDEPTNHLDLDALVWLEAWLKRFDGLMVVISHDREFLDAVTKVTVHLDECTLTRYGGNYSAFEEMRAERLEQQQAAYSKQQDRIAHLQRFIDRFKAKATKAKQAQSRVKALARMEKLAPVLTASDFEFEFREPVSLPNPMLSLDGLVCGYGSTAIVQGVSRSVLAGQRIGILGANGQGKSTLVKTIAHALAPLAGRMTEGKGLVIGYFAQQELDVLSLDDGPLMHMVRLARDVGPAAREQELRDFLGRFRFTGDMVTQAVGSLSGGEKARLVLAMLVWQRPNLLLLDEPTNHLDLTTREALSIALNEFEGTVMLVSHDRALLRETCDEFWLVSRGGVEPFDGDLDDYQRWLLEVSRATARGQEPPPPPRPAAFVPATPVESKAAQPARPAPQPSGDRREDRKQAAQARQALANRTRPLRNELAQIDTRLEKLGAERAELEAQLASGTMSGAEIAEAGRRLNHVAAETGMLEERWLELQTEIESLQAEN
- the prmB gene encoding 50S ribosomal protein L3 N(5)-glutamine methyltransferase — translated: MTLIELIETSSARLAEAGVSFGHGTTNAFDEAAWLVLWKLGLPLDALDEHAARELSAADVAACETLLAERIATRKPAAYLTGEAWLQGVPFTVDERVIVPRSLIAEPLADGAIDAWLSDQTRRVLDLCTGNGSLAVLAAMAWPEVEVDATDLSADALAVAAINVERHGLQSRIRLRQGDGLAAADGVYDLVLCNPPYVNRTSMQALPPEYRAEPALALDGGDDGMDFVRTLLAALPAHLSPHGVLVLEIGHERAHFEAAFPRLEAVWLETSVGEDQVLLLTAQALEAGL
- the dapE gene encoding succinyl-diaminopimelate desuccinylase, whose product is MNDALRLAEQLIARRSVNPDDAGCQALIASRLAALGFECETLVCGPENFRVTNLLARRTGGLPGPVLAFAGHTDVVPTGPLERWTSDPFVPSHRDGRLYGRGAADMKSSLAAMVVAVEEFVAAQPRHAGAIAFLLTSDEEGPSVDGTVRLVELLQQRGERLDACIVGEPTSVSRLGDMVKNGRRGSLSGRLTVIGKQGHIAYPQLAKNPIHVFAPALAELAAMRWDEGNAFFPPTSWQVSNLHGGTGASNVIPGELVVDFNFRFSTESTPESLQARVAEVLARHGVEHRLEWTLSGRPFLTTPGPLIAALGAAITAECGVEPELSTTGGTSDGRFIAAICPQVVEFGPLNATIHQIDEHVDAASVETLKNVYRGTLKNFFP
- a CDS encoding PilT/PilU family type 4a pilus ATPase, producing MSGNMERVLRLMAEKNASDVYLSANTPILIKIHGQILQLSDQLLSPTQTRQLLAELLTPHQLEELDDTGELNVGIGIPRVGSFRLSAFKQRGTVAAVFRCIPHQIPALDTLGLPPLLSQLVTEKRGLILMVGATGTGKSTTLASMLEWRNQQVTGHILTIEDPIEFLFSNKKSIVNQREVGRDTQSLQIALKNALRQAPDCIMIGEIRDRETMTAATSYALSGHLVLATLHANNSYHALGRILSFYTPEARPTLLSDLSSGLRAVISQRLLRATTGGRVPAVEVLLNTKLVSELIEKGDLAGVKEAVEKSIAEGSQTFEQDLARLINEGVITRDEGLAYADSPTNLLWRLQNAPAGGAPAKAPPPKPADELEPASFTEITIDVRPEDGRGGGAPWSVR